In Vigna unguiculata cultivar IT97K-499-35 chromosome 3, ASM411807v1, whole genome shotgun sequence, a single genomic region encodes these proteins:
- the LOC114177681 gene encoding serine/threonine-protein kinase SAPK2, with the protein MERYEIIKDIGSGNFGVAKLVKEKWTGQLYAVKFIERGFKIDEHVQREIINHRSLKHPNIIRFKEVLLTPTHLAIVMEYASGGELFERICSAGRFSEDEARYFFQQLISGVSYCHSMEICHRDLKLENTLLDGSSAPRLKICDFGYSKSSVLHSQPKSTVGTPAYIAPEVLSRKEYDGKVADVWSCGVTLYVMLVGAYPFEDPEDPRNFRKTLQRILSVHYSIPDYVRISKECRHLLSRIFVANPEKRISIPEIKMHPWFLKNLPLEFMEEGVQNDMNESCETQSIEEILSIIQEARKPGEGPRVGEQFVGGSMDLDDIDADADIDDIETSGDFVCAL; encoded by the exons ATGGAACGCTACGAGATAATCAAAGATATTGGCTCAGGGAACTTTGGTGTCGCAAAGCTCGTCAAGGAAAAATGGACTGGCCAATTATACGCTGTCAAGTTCATTGAGAGAGGCTTCAAG ATTGATGAGCACGTGCAAAGAGAGATTATAAATCACAGGTCTTTGAAGCACCCCAATATCATTAGATTCAAAGAG GTGTTACTTACTCCAACTCATCTTGCAATAGTCATGGAATATGCTTCCGGGGGAGAACTGTTTGAAAGAATATGCAGTGCTGGGAGATTCAGTGAGGACGAG GCAAGATATTTCTTTCAGCAATTGATTTCCGGAGTAAGCTATTGCCATTCAATG GAAATTTGCCACAGGGATCTTAAGCTGGAAAACACACTTCTGGATGGAAGCTCAGCACCACGACTTAAAATCTGTGACTTTGGTTACTCAAAG TCATCTGTTCTGCACTCCCAACCAAAATCTACTGTAGGAACCCCTGCCTATATTGCACCAGAGGTTTTGTCAAGAAAAGAATATGATGGGAAG GTTGCAGATGTTTGGTCTTGTGGGGTGACCTTATATGTGATGTTGGTTGGTGCATATCCTTTTGAAGACCCAGAAGACCCAAGAAACTTCAGAAAAACACTTCAG CGAATTCTCAGCGTCCACTATTCTATTCCAGACTATGTACGTATCAGTAAAGAGTGTAGACACCTTTTGTCTCGAATATTTGTGGCCAACCCAGAAAAG AGAATCAGCATACCAGAGATAAAAATGCACCCTTGGTTCCTGAAGAACTTGCCACTAGAATTCATGGAGGAGGGAGTGCAAAATGACATGAACGAATCATGTGAGACTCAAAGCATTGAAGAAATACTGTCCATAATTCAAGAGGCTAGAAAACCGGGTGAGGGCCCAAGAGTTGGTGAGCAATTTGTTGGGGGCAGCATGGACCTTGATGACATTGATGCAGATGCTGACATCGATGACATTGAAACAAGCGGTGATTTTGTCTGTGCTTTGTGA
- the LOC114175979 gene encoding pentatricopeptide repeat-containing protein At4g02750-like: MLSGILSVSLTNPPFARQRHSLFLLATLFSSTRDVYHANLKITALSRAGKVDAARKLFDQMPTKDVVTWNSMLSAYSQNGLIQHSKTLFHSMPLRNVVSWNSIIAACVQNDDLDDAFRYFAAAPEKNAASYNAVISGLARCGRVRDAQRLFEEMPHPNVVSYTAMVDAYARVEGGIGRARALFEAMPRRNAVSWTVMINGLLENGLYEEAREVFGRMPQKNDVARTAMITGFCKQGKMEEARALFEEIRCRDRVSWNIIITGYAQNGRGEEALNLFSQMIRTGMRPDDVTFVSVFIACASLASLEEGRQVHVLVIKHGFDSHLSVSNNLITMHSKCGGIVDSELVFGQISHPDIISWNTIIAAFAQHGLYDKARSYFDQMVTLSVQPDGITFLSLLSACCRAGKVDESMNLFSLMVHSYGIPPRSEHYACLVDVMSRTGQLHKACKIIHEMPFKADSSIWGAVLAACSVHSNVKLGELAATRILNLDPNNSGAFVMLSNIYAAAGKWKDVHRIRVLMKEQGVKKQSANSWLQIGNRVHYFVGGDPSHPNINDIHVALRRITSHMKVKSHIEDFFL, encoded by the exons ATGCTCAGTGGTATACTCTCAGTTTCGCTGACAAACCCACCCTTTGCACGACAACGCCACTCCCTCTTTCTGCTTGCCACGCTCTTCTCCTCCACTCGCGATGTCTACCACGCCAATCTCAAAATCACAGCCCTCTCACGCGCTGGAAAAGTCGACGCCGCGCGCAAACTGTTCGACCAAATGCCCACGAAAGACGTCGTCACGTGGAACTCCATGCTCTCCGCCTACTCACAGAACGGCCTTATCCAACATTCCAAAACACTCTTTCACTCTATGCCGCTGCGAAACGTCGTTTCCTGGAACTCCATCATTGCCGCGTGCGTCCAAAACGACGACCTCGATGACGCGTTTCGCTACTTCGCCGCGGCGCCGGAGAAGAACGCTGCCTCGTACAACGCCGTGATCTCGGGACTCGCGAGGTGCGGGCGCGTGAGGGACGCGCAGAGGCTCTTCGAGGAGATGCCGCATCCGAATGTCGTGTCGTATACCGCCATGGTCGATGCGTACGCCAGGGTCGAGGGTGGGATTGGGCGCGCGAGGGCGCTGTTCGAAGCGATGCCTCGGAGGAACGCGGTGTCGTGGACTGTGATGATCAATGGGTTGCTGGAGAATGGGTTGTATGAGGAAGCGCGGGAAGTGTTTGGGAGAATGCCGCAGAAGAATGATGTGGCGAGGACGGCTATGATTACTGGGTTTTGTAAACAAGGGAAGATGGAAGAGGCCAGAGCGTTGTTTGAAGAGATTCGATGCAGGGATCGCGTTTCTTGGAATATAATCATAACGG GATATGCCCAAAATGGGAGAGGGGAAGAGGCACTGAATTTGTTTTCACAAATGATCAGGACTGGTATGCGACCAGATGACGTGACTTTTGTTTCAGTTTTCATTGCCTGTGCCAGTCTTGCATCACTTGAAGAAGGAAGACAGGTGCATGTTCTTGTAATTAAGCATGGCTTTGATTCACACTTGTCGGTGAGTAATAATCTGATTACTATGCACAGCAAATGCGGTGGCATTGTTGATTCTGAGCTAGTTTTTGGACAAATTTCCCATCCAGACATAATTTCATGGAACACTATCATTGCTGCCTTTGCTCAGCATGGTCTCTATGACAAAGCACGCTCCTACTTTGACCAGATGGTGACACTCAGTGTTCAACCTGATGGCATAACTTTTCTGAGTTTACTATCTGCGTGTTGTCGTGCTGGGAAAGTCGATGAGAGCATGAATCTATTCAGTTTGATGGTTCATAGTTATGGCATTCCACCAAGGTCTGAACACTATGCTTGCTTAGTTGATGTGATGAGTCGAACAGGTCAGTTGCACAAAGCTTGCAAAATAATCCATGAGATGCCATTCAAGGCAGATTCCAGCATCTGGGGTGCGGTGCTAGCGGCCTGTAGTGTTCATTCAAATGTGAAACTGGGGGAACTGGCTGCTACAAGAATTTTGAATTTGGATCCTAATAATTCTGGTGCTTTTGTTATGCTGTCTAATATATATGCTGCTGCTGGCAAGTGGAAGGATGTTCATAGAATCAGGGTTCTGATGAAAGAGCAAGGAGTTAAGAAACAAAGTGCTAATAGTTGGTTGCAGATTGGAAACAGAGTCCATTATTTCGTTGGAGGAGATCCATCACACCCTAATATTAATGATATTCATGTTGCTTTAAGGAGGATAACATCACATATGAAAGTAAAAAGTCACATTGAAGATTTTTTCTTGtga
- the LOC114178458 gene encoding protein SCAI, producing the protein MSEDKERALQTFRALVESADRKFGRVRDVEAYGGGTSRQQQQQHAFQKVFKAYTRLWKYQQENRSKLVECGLRRWEIGEIASRIGQLYFGQYTRTSECRFLVEAYVFYEAILSRRYFQGSEPNVKDLGVRSKELRFYARFLLVSVILNRTEMVNHLLERFGALVEDCKSTFRETNFKEWKQVVQEINRFTKVDKGFNFRPMRYCATFDTHRASLPYVARFHAKRVLKFQDALLTSYHRNEVKFAELTLDMYRMIQCLEWEPSGTFYQKHTFKPKENGDTIDHSGASGIIDMNLTADMTDPNIPPNPRKATLYRPSVTHVIAVMATICEELPPDSVVLVYLSASGNAGLNNVSQVENSGGSSKSSRHKVPSQTNHGQNSGLSETQNNGKRERGYYDNYLWFGPKGNSGTNNLYPGDLIPFTRKPLFLIIDSDNSHAFKVLHGAERGETAALFLSPLRPIFKNPSDVNSNNGSQFTFFLTCPLSAFCQMIGVFPNEADTDVYNEAENIIANAFTEWEIILCSSTTMDLVWAQVISDPFLRRLILRFIFCRSVISFFCPPEESEQYLPICLPHLPTSVAPSSEAVRSAIVQLALHFDVADSFHFTET; encoded by the exons ATGTCCGAGGACAAGGAGCGGGCGCTGCAGACGTTCCGCGCGCTGGTGGAGAGCGCGGACAGGAAGTTCGGGCGCGTTCGAGACGTGGAGGCGTACGGCGGCGGCACGAGCCgacagcagcagcagcagcacgCGTTCCAGAAGGTGTTCAAGGCGTACACAAGGTTGTGGAAGTACCAGCAGGAGAACCGCTCGAAGCTGGTGGAGTGCGGGCTAAGGCGGTGGGAAATCGGCGAGATCGCGAGCCGAATCGGACAGCTGTACTTCGGGCAGTACACTAGGACGAGCGAGTGCAGGTTCCTCGTCGAGGCCTACGTCTTCTACGAGGCCATACTCAGCAGAAGGTACTTCCAAGGATCCGAACCCAACGTCAAAGATCTTGGTGTTCGCTCCAAGGAGTTGCGCTTCTACGCGCGCTTTTTACTTGTTTCGGTCATTCTTAACCGGACCGAGATGGTTAACCACCTCCTCGAACGCTTTGGGGCTTTGGTTGAGGATTGCAAGAGTACCTTTCGG gaaaCTAACTTTAAGGAATGGAAGCAAGTGGTGCAAGAAATTAACCGTTTCACAAAAGTTGACAAGGGCTTTAATTTCAGACCCATGCGGTATTGTGCCACATTTGATACTCATCGAGCTTCTCTTCCTTATGTAGCTCGTTTTCATGCTAAGAGGGTTTTAAAATTCCAAGATGCCTTGTTGACAAGTTATCATCGAAATGAG GTCAAGTTTGCTGAGCTTACATTGGACATGTATAGAATGATACAATGTTTAGAATGGGAGCCTAGTGGAACATTCTACCAAAAGCATACATTTAAACCTAAGGAGAACGGTGACACAATTGATCACTCAGGAGCTTCTGGGATAATAGACATGAATCTCACTGCAGATATGACTGATCCAAATATACCTCCTAATCCTAGAAAAGCTACCCTGTACCGTCCATCTGTGACACATGTGATAGCA GTTATGGCCACAATTTGTGAGGAGCTGCCACCAGACAGTGTCGTGCTAGTGTACCTTTCAGCCTCAG GGAACGCTGGTCTTAATAATGTCTCTCAGGTGGAAAATTCTGGAGGTTCATCCAAATCTTCAAGACACAAAGTCCCTTCTCAGACTAACCATGGACAGAATTCGGGACTTTCTGAAACTCAAAATAATGGCAAGAGAGAAAGGGGCTATTACGACAATTATCTGTGGTTTGGTCCCAAGGGAAATAGTG GTACAAATAATCTCTACCCTGGCGATCTTATCCCCTTCACTCGGAAACCTCTTTTCTTGATTATTGACAGTGATAACAGCCATGCATTCAAG GTTTTACACGGCGCTGAAAGGGGTGAAACGGCTGCTTTATTCCTTTCACCCTTAAGACCAATTTTCAAAAATCCATCTgatgtaaattcaaataatggaAGCCAATTTACCTTTTTTTTGACTTGTCCTTTGTCAGCATTCTGCCAAATGATTGGTGTCTTCCCAAATGAGGCTGATACT GATGTCTACAATGAAGCAGAGAACATAATAGCTAATGCTTTCACTGAGTGGGAAATAATTCTCTGCTCATCAACTACCATGGATTTAGTATGGGCGCAGGTTATAAGTGATCCATTTTTACGGCGGCTTATTCTAAG ATTCATATTCTGCCGATCCGTGATCTCTTTTTTCTGCCCTCCTGAGGAAAGTGAACAGTATCTGCCAATCTGTTTACCCCATTTACCCACTTCTGTTGCACCATCGTCTGAAGCCGTTCGTTCAGCTATCGTGCAACTTGCTCTGCACTTTGACGTTGCTGACTCCTTTCACTTTACTGAAACATAA